CTTTGCTGTCATTGCTGAGCTGATTGTTTTCTTTTAGAATACAAATCTGAaactgaagaagatgatgatgaggatgaggatgaggatgaggatgaggaggatgatgatgaagaacacATGAGAGCTCAGGTGGAAGCagcagaagaagaggaaaagaagGTAGCTCAAGCTCaaatagaggaagaagagaaacgAAGAGCTGAAGAAGCTGAGCTAGAAGAGTTAGAGAAACAGCTTGCCAAAGCTAGACTAGAAGAGGAAGAAGTTAGACGCGCCAAAGCTCAACTTGAGGAAGATGAGCAGCTCGCAAAGGCTATTCAAGAAAGTATGAATGTGGGATCTCCTCCTCCTGGATATGATTCTGGAAGTGTGTTTCCATCATACCCCTTCCTTGTTCCTTCTAggtaaatacatttatatatagattcatAGACATTATCATTCTCTCTattgagttttctttttttatttgtttattgtaTTTGGAGAATATGCACTGGTTGCCGAGCTGAGATTGGACATGGAAGGTTTCTGAGTTGCATGGGTGGCGTTTGGCATCCTGAATGTTTTTGCTGCCACGCTTGTGATAAGCCCATCATAGACTGTGAGGTGGTACCAAAGACAGTAGTACTCCTACATTGTCCTGAATCTTTGTGAAtactaactttttttgttttacagttCTCAATGTCAGGAAACCGTCCTTATCACAAACTGTGTTACAAGGAGCAGCATCATCCAAAATGTGATGTTTGTCATAACTTTGTGAGTGATTGATTCCCCACCTCTCTCTATTGTCTTTATGCAAACTTTTTGATACTAAAGCTTAAATTGAAACTTCTGTAGATTCCTACAAATCCAGCTGGTCTCATTGAGTACAGGGCACATCCCTTTTGGATGCAGAAGTATTGTCCTTCACATGAGCGTGATGGAACACCTAGATGCTGCAGCTGTGAGCGCATGGAGGTCAGCTTCTATATGACATTTCTACTGATTTGGAAAGAATGGCGTTTTGTAATTTGATGTTATGTTTTTGCAGCCGAAAGATACAAAGTATCTGATACTTGATGATGGTAGAAAACTGTGTCTTGAATGTCTAGACTCAGCCATTATGGACACTAATGAATGCCAACCGTTGTATCTCGAGATACGTGAGTTTTATGAAGGCTTGCACATGAAAGTGGAACAGCAGATACCTATGCTCTTGGTGGAGAGATCAGCTTTAAACGAAGCTATGGAAGGAGAGAAACATGTAAAACCACCGCCAATTAGTTAATTCTTATGTTTCTTACGTACACTGTTCTCAAGCTCATTTTCTTGCAGGGACATCATCACTTACCTGAGACTAGAGGACTCTGTTTGTCTGAAGAACAAACTGTCACAACAGTAAGGAAGCTACACTGTTGTTTAATTGTTATCCACCACAAACAATGTGTTGTGTTGAAtcagagaattttttttttcaatgtagGTGTTGAGGAGACCAAAGATTGGTGCAGGCTACAAGTTGATAGACATGATCACTGAGCCTTGCAGGCTGGTGCGCCGTTGTGAAGTCACTGCTATTCTCATCTTATATGGACTTCCCCGGTAAACACTTTTCATCACACTCCTAAACTGAATTATTGTCTTGATGAGACGTCTAACGTATTAGTAATACATTTGTAACAGTTTGTTAACTGGATCAATCCTAGCTCATGAGATGATGCATGCATGGCTTCGACTAAATGGTAATTTGAAGAATCCTCCCTTCTTGTTTAATACTCTATCCATGAGTAAAATtacgttacaaaataagtgttgttttagaattctaatgcaaaatttattttctagtttatttttctattggttgaaatatggttagttGTATAAGTaatgatttttatttagaaaatatacaaaattaaataatttagtaatttGTGCAAtctaaaacaacacttaaaatGAAACAGATGAATAATTGCTTGTTTGCTATGTATATGATTTTTGGTAGGGTATCCAAATCTTAGACCAGAAGTGGAAGAAGGGATATGTCAGGTTTTAGCTCACATGTGGTTGGAATCTGAGACTTATGCTGGCTCTACATTGATAGATattgcatcttcttcttcgtcttcatcaTCAGCCGCTGTGGCGATTGCATCGTCCAAGAAAGGTGAGAGGTCTGATTTTGAGAAGAAACTCGGTGAGTTTTTCAAGCACCAGATAGAGTCAGATTCTTCTTCGGCATATGGGGATGGGTTCAGGCAAGGTAACCAAGCTGTTCTTACGCATGGTCTGAAGCGAACCCTTGATCATATTCGCTTGACCGGTACATTTCCTTAAATGGGGTTTGAAACGATTAAGAGATAAACAAAAGGCTTTGCTATAGTTTTTAGAGTATACACTAAGAAAAAATGggaaaatgtatagtttaaATACACATTTTAGAGTCAAAGtttccaccaccacctccaAGTATACATTTTTACATGCATTTTATAGTTTCTACCTCCAAGTATACATTTCACCTTTTCAACAAGAAATATTGGCCCACaagcaaaaaatatttttggccttttgtttctaaaaaataGTGATAATATTAAAAGATGCAGTTGCAGAGAATCGAACACGGATCCATCTATAGTTCTTTTAGGCCCCAAATCAATATAGCTACATGTTCTTTATGAAAAATAATTGGCCctaaaatatctatattttcgtCGGGCTCCAAGCACATGCTTGATGGGCTTCTATTCAGGCCCGGCCCTGGTTGTGTATGAGATAATGTGGAAAGTCAATTATGTTGTTGAAAAGCCAAGGTTCAAAGAGTTCctaatgtattaaaaattatgttatatttcaaaatctttttttttatttcaaaatcttATATTACAAACGGTGCTTTATTATATTTGGACCAAAAATGGATAGAGAATCTATGTAAGAAAAGGAGAATGGATAGACTTTGTATATCCACATTGTATGTACATCATCACTCTGGAATCTGGATATTGTGGCTCTTCTATTCCCTGAGAGGACGAAGGCCAAAAACGTAGAACGTATAACTATCGTCATATTGATCTGTCTaaaagattaaaatattaacaagtATACATGCATGCATGCCATCTACTTGATAGAAACAAtttaattataagaatatatatcttttaactAACAAGTATACTCACAGTCGCATAATCATCAAAGTGTTATGTTAGATTGAATAATATGATTGTTGTTCACGTGTTATAAATTTCGTCCATTGTATGTGAATAGATTGTTTCTAATATGATATCAGTAATTTGTAGCggatttaatataatttatcaaaagAATCAACAGAGCTCATTAGTATACTATTATGTGAAGTTATGAATGCTCGATAAGTAATAACACAATGAGGAGGTCTAGAAGAGATAAATGGAAGACGTCTTTCTTCATCAGTTCTCAATCATTAAACTTGCAAAGATTAAAGAAGATATTATCCAACAAATGATAGTGAAAGTAAGGAACAAAACCAAAGTGAAGATGGGTATGAAGAATTGTAGATAGACATAAGAGATAGAGGCGAGGACAAAAGAGATATGATGATATGATCACACGTGTTCCCCACTCACTCTCACTACTTGTCGCGGCGCCTCGTCGccgtttctttctttctttcctaaATCTCATTGTCATATCTTATTTAATGGTTGGTAGATTACTCTCATTTAGAATTACTGCTAATGAATTTGATCGTTAACTATGACTTGTCGCGCGATACAAAGTGCGACATAGCGTACTAAACTTTGCAACTGTTAAACTAGTTCTAGACGCATATTGTTTCGTTTAATCCTCTCGACCGTGGTTTGGAACGTTCGTACGAACACGATAATGATTTTTAGTTACTGAACTTGTTGTACAACAAATTtacttcaaaaaatatgatttctAGTTGCAGAACTTGATGTGCAACAAATTTACTTCAAATTTGACTGCGTCACATGAGGTATTATTGTTATAAATGATTCAATAGCCACGCcagtaaaaatatcattaaattctGAAGTCAGGGTTTTGTGAAAGATGTCATCATCATCGCAACATGATGCGGCCACCACGCAGTCTACATGGCACCTTCGTTTAGGAAAATAATTATCTGTAAGAAAACCTGGACCGTTCGTTTGATGCAGCcacaaaattacaaatttacatAAGTTGTCGGGGTTTCCAAAATCTATAACCAATAGGCAAGTAGTAATTATTTCGAATCTAACGAATGCTTTACAAAAAGGGAatgatacaaaaataaatagtttaacaGTAATTACAATCAACAATCAAATGCAACTAGGTTGATTAATAATGTTCGAAAATTTTACaccatttttcacttttacAACGTCAACATCATGGAGCCTAGTCCCATTAATTTTTCGTACACTTTGGATTTATGCATTGGTAGTGGTCAGAACAAACCAAAGCAAACCGGATTAGATTTGGTTAAACTCAATTGAGTTTTCCAACCGAACAATTATGtacataaaaatacattttatgtgatttttcgacaaataaatgaaaataatcaaaGGAGATAGATTGATACATAACATAACTAATAAGGCTTTTTCTTATTAATGAGATGACACTTTCTCGGAAATTATGCTTTGGCTCACGTAAATGTATATAATTACTCAAttaagtgttggagaatcatgAAAAAGAATATACCTAACAAACGTACTACAAAGGTTGGAGATCTGAGATTCAGCAGGGCATCAAATATGTTCAAGGGAATATGCTCATCGATCATACCCTCGACCGTTTTTCTTCACTCTCTCATACTTACATGTTTGACATTAATTTTGTATGTGCATGATTAGGTGCATGATATTATTATCTTTCCTGTTTCCTTTCGATGATTGCATTTCTTCAGGAAAAAATATCTATCACAGTTTTATCTGGTCGTTTGAGTTTAATGATATCATTCTTTCTAACGATGCAGAGACGATTGTTATTAGACTATTATTAACCTCTCGACatgtttggtttgggtttttaGAAGCAGTATCTATCACATTATTATTAGCTCTTGACCTCTAGGCTCTAGTTATTAAAGATATTTAGCTAACTCTTATCATCTCAATTACAAGCTTAAGATTCGGaacacatttttatataataaaaacaacaagCTTAGATTTGGTGGCTAATTAATATAGTTTTACGCAGACCCCGTATACAATTCATCATGTAAAAAATAAATGGTCCCcatatatatgaattaatatACGTAATATCGTTCTCTCCTATCTCCTTTATACGATTTGTCATTTTCCTTACCTATAATCCTATAAAATAACCAAGAGAGATAGATAAACATACCCACACAATTAcatacatagagagagagagctagaTATATAGAGAGATGGTGTATGCACGTTACTgcttgaaggagaagaagacatgTGTGAGATGGGTGGAGAGATACTTCGATGACTGTCTCTGTAACCTGAACGACGAAGTCTCGTTCGCACTTGGAATCGTTAGCCTTATCTGCTGGGGCGTGGCAGAGATTCCTCAGATCATTACCAACTTCCGTACAAAGTCCAGTCATGGTGTCTCTCTATCTTTCCTCCTCGCTTGGGTCGCTGGGTCCGTACACTCCATCATCTTCAGttcttattaattttatatttattataaacgtAATGAACTCTAGATCTCTCTAACTTTGTTATTTTTACGACTTTTTATCAATCGGTGCAGTGATATCTTCAATCTCATCGGGTGTCTTCTTGAACCAGCTACCGTAAGTTGCACATATTAAGACCACTATAGTTTTGTTTAAATATCGATTGTTGTTTTCTCACtttgtcttttcctttttttattattgtagtTGCCGACTCAGTTCTACACAGCCTTGGTAAAACCGCTGTCTACTCGCCGCATAAACATCTGTCGCCATAAAAGCTTACGTGTCATTTTCATTAAATTGtatatgtttaattttgttcttgcttaacttatttataattttgtaatttttttcaactgGTTCTCTAGCTTTACACAGTGAGCACCGTGGTATTGGTGATCCAGACAATTTACTACGACTATATCTACAGACTTTGCACACATGGACGCACCAAGATCTGTCAAAAGGTACTAAttgtattaattttataaattataaaccaacTACACTATTAGTTATATTGTGTAATACTCTGATGCGGGTGTCAAACTATGTTAaggacgaagaagacgaagagaagAAACCCTTAAACCCACCGAAGACGATGGGATCTGCCATTTCCATCCCAGGGGAATCTTACAAAGCTTCTCCTCGGAAAGAGTTCTATTACACGTACGTTTCATTATTTAATTCACTTTTAACTTGATTATGACTTGAGTTAAAGGTAGTGACAAAAGCAAATCATTTACTATGAACTAATGCATTATTTTACTCCTACATATATGCATAGATGTTAGTATCATATTGTAATAGGATGTGACACTTTACCTTGGTACTGGTTTTTCCTTTTCAGGTCAGCGAGATCATTGGCCGGCAGCGGAACACCGCCTTTAAGAACATCATATTTTCGGGTGGCTAAGAGTGGCCCTTCGGCTATGACAATAGATAGTGGTTCTTCCTCGGACGAAGATGAGACAATGTCAACACTTCCTGTTGTGACGGCTAAGACCATTACCCAACCAAGGCCAATCCCTAGACaggtttttgattattttttttctcattggAAACTAAAAACCATTTTATGCAAAAAGGAACAACGATTGACACGTTTTGTACTTCTTCCTCTCAGGCTGGTTTTGGAACGTTCTTAGCCGCATCCGTTAGCCTTCCATTGCAGGCCAAGAGCCTAGCAGAAAAGTATGCACATGCTTCAAGCAGACGGCTTCTGAATGTGTGTAACTGCTTATATAATATTTCGCTACTTCTTATTGTATAAATGGAATTATttatttgctcaaaaaaaaaatggaattatTTCAAAACATTATTTGTTATCTCGTTATAGGAAAGAATAGTTGAGCATAGCGCATTGGGACAATGGTTGGGATGGCTAATGGCAGCCATTTACATGGGCGGCCGCAtccctcaaatctggctcaacGTAAGCTACTATTTTACAAGTCTTATTGATTCTTAATTTTCAATTTCTCTTTGCTTATTGTTTATGATAGATACTAATCTTATCTTGGTTCGgccaataattttataaaactagaTCAAACGAGGAAGCGTCGAGGTAAATATCTAAACCAGACAAATCAAAAAGCATTGCAATAATATATGATCtaattaataatatgttttgatttttggcAGGGTTTGAATCCACTTATGTTTATCTTCGCGCTTGTAGCCAATGCAACGTACGTTGGTAGTATTCTTGTCAGAACAATTGAATGGGATAGTATCAAAGCAAATCTCCCTTGGTTGCTTGATGCTATTGTCTGCGTCCTACTCGATCTATTTGTATCCTTTAAAACCATTTACACAGCgccaattaaattttaaaatgacatccCATTCCCACTAAGTTTTATTTTGCTACCTTAATTCAAGACAAATAAAACAGATCATATTGCAGTATATCTACTACAAGTATTGCAGGACGAATAGCTCAAAAGGCGAAGAAGAAGCAGAACACGGCTACGGAGACTATGTGGAAGCAAGCAAAACTTTTGTTTCGTGAATTACTCTTTGCATTTCAGTGACCATTTGATTTTTAAGTATCAATTCGAGGGTGTATGTATGTCTAcgaatcaatatatatatatgtgatgatcaTAGTTCATTTAGCACCGAAAGAGAGATAAATTCAATAAAACCTTGAAATCTACAAAATTGTTCCATAAAACGTATATATGTCTATTATTGAGAGAAatataacacaaaaaaattcTAGTCTAAAATGTTCCCACCAGGCAGAGTTTATGTCTAAATTGTTCCCACCAGGCAGAGGTGTTCTACTGCTTCTACTCAATATATCAAACATATATACCATAATTAAAGAAGATGACCACATGCAGTATCTCAAGACCAAACAGAGTTCAACAAGATCAGTGAAAAGAAATATAACGAAATAGTACTTCAGCATTATTGAGATTGTGTATATACAGTAGTAAATCAATAATCATAGCCAATTTAAAAGGAATAAGAAATTCACATTTGAGAGATGAAAGTTCATATGCATGGAGATATTGTTGGAAAAATATATGATagtaataatttatagtattcaTTACAAAATACAACATTCCATATTATATTCTATTTCTCTCCAAATGTTATATAAGCCGCACCTATTCGAATACTCTCTCTCATTAGTAACTATTCTTTCACACAATTTTTGGTTGTTAATTTATCTTTCTCAGGTTAGGACAACGACACATCGAATCGAACAAGATGCCCCTTAATCAAAAGATTAGTTTTGTAAAGCTCCAAGAATCTTGGAAACAGCAGCTGAAGAAGGCTTTGGATTAAACATCTTCTTCAACTCATCATACCTCCCTACATCAAAATCTTGAGACTTCATCAGTTTCCTCTGTTTAGCCTCAAACCTACTCTCGTAAAACCCTTCAAAGGAAGGTTCCTTCGCTGTCCTAAGGAAAAAAGCGTAACCCGCCATGAAGTATACGGATGTGACATAGAAACAGATTGGCTCCATAACGTCCCACGTGAGTTCCCAGAACGTTAGCCTCATGAACCCTGCGGTCTGGAGTATCAAGTAACCAAGACCAGCCCATAGCTCTCTTCTCACCAGTGAATGTGCTTTCTCGTCAATGACTTTCTTTGTAGCTTCTAGCTCTTTCAGCTCCTTCCTTCTCGGGTCGTTTGGGTTACGGATCTGTGGTAAAGGAAGCAGCCCCTCGATAGATTTTGTTACCTAGTCACACAAAACAAACGTTTGGTAAaacaattcattaaaaaaataaataataattcattaaaaatagaGAACCACTTCTAAATACCAAAATCAATGATCATTACCTGATCAGGTCTTAAGCAAACGTAATCACCCAAAACGATGACGTTTCCTGTATCATCAAGCATCTTAGCGATCCAAGGCCCTTGAGCAGGATCCAAACAAGAATCATTGCAAAGACCAACGAACTCATTGTAAGGGATCCAGCTTCTCCCTGTCTCCATCAGCTTCGTTTTCACCACCTCGATCTGCGCAGCTCTGAGCAACTTCTTCGCGTCATTCACAGTAAGCCCCAACGCCTCCGTCttctccgccgccgccgccgcgtGTTTCAACGGAGGAGGCAAAAGCCCGTCTAATCGAATCCGGTCGTTTTCTCGGAGCTTCTCCCTCAGACTCTCCCCAAACGGCGTCTTCATCATGGTCATATCCATCCACGAATCAGCAGGCTCTGGATCAACGGTGGCTTCTCCTGGTTCTTTAGGAACCCTGGTCCGCACGGCTAGCGAAGAAGACGAGATTCGACAGTTCATGAGACCTTGAGACGCAATTTTCGAAACGTTGAACATACGCTGCGACAAAAGCTTCCTCATCGCCATTACAATAATcagaataaaataacaaaaacaatatatatcgAAATTGAAATCGATGTACGTTGAATATATGAATAGCTGAGGAAGAGCGCTTTATATAGGTTTCAACCAAAGTCTTCTCTGTTTATAATTTAGTTTGGTTTCTTGtcttaaaacaataaaattaattaaatcagtgGACCCCGCTACACGTCAGCTGATATCTATCACCAGCAATTCAATATACGCTGCCTTTTTGTGAATGCTTTGCTTGTTTACCACCGTCCACGTGGATTGATCTTGGTTGGTGATAGCTTGCGGTGCCTCCTTTGCCGTCCGATTAATTTacgttttttttaatgtgtCATAATAACTTCTTTGACTACAATGAaacagattttaaaataaagacACGAACGTGTCGCCACATATTTCTGTTTTATCCTTTTTACATCTGATTTGTTAGTAGTCaatctgtttttgttttatgtttctaACTGagtaaaaaggaaacaaatctttttttttggtaaaaatgttttaaaaaaagaaacaaatctttTAGGATGTTATCTTCTAAAAATCATAATGTTGAAAGGGGTGATGTTTATGATGTGTAATATGTGTAGATTTGCAAATTTGGTAGTATTGAAACAGTGACGTGTTGccacatttttaatttttatcttttacaCCTCAAAAAGATATACAACCAAAAACTTATTATGGAATGTGTATATTCATATGGACTGTTACTCAGTAAATGTCAACACAAAGACGTGTCTCCGCATTTTCTGACTTATCTTCTTTTCATCTTCAAAGAGATCCAAGTTTTACTGAGACGATTAAATAcaattttcttctctttttttgacCAAATGCTTAAATACATTTAAATGGTGAAAAGTACACATTTGAATATCTTATAGCCTTTTTGAGAACTCTTGTTAGACGAATATATGCACATGGTTCATATGGATAAGAATATGAAGAAATGAAAATATCAAAGTTAGATAACAAcatgaaatatattattgagAAAATGAGAATAAAAATCCATAAATTTTCACGCTGCATGTACCAACACCACAAGTCACgagaattttaaaaaagaatggAAGCCAACACACATTGATTATACATGatacataaatttaattttattcaaaataaataaaatattgggGAGTTGTGTACGGACGTCGGTAAGGTCAGGTGCAAAGATATCTAATCCATCTTATTCATCGTATAGACGTATACTCTAAAAGATTCGGGTCCAGTATAACATGATTCGTGAGCTGTAACTTAGCTCTTGCAAGTAGAAGTAGTGGTTTATGGACAAATCAGACATTTGACTATCGATGATGATGGTTGtacgttttttttgttctttatgtGACtcaaactatacaaaatattgCACAACTAATGTCTTTttcaattgatagagacaaTCAAGTCTCTAACATCTAATAGACAAATTAACCGTTCATCATAATGTAGGTGTGCAGTGTGTTGTATGACTGTGTGTACGTTACCCATTCATCATAATTGTGGTGTAACGCTACGCTTGATATATACACTGTTTACTGGAGATGGAGAACACCGTTCAAAACGGACAACAAGAATATCGAAATACACGAAGGTGGTAATTACATCTTTCCTAGAATACGTCCAAAAATGGTTGTTTTTAACGTCAAATTGTGTAGATACATCGTTCTTCGAATACATGCAGGTGGACTGAAATAAggagaaaaaaacagagag
The Brassica napus cultivar Da-Ae chromosome A1, Da-Ae, whole genome shotgun sequence DNA segment above includes these coding regions:
- the LOC106430712 gene encoding protein DA1-related 1 — its product is MPMGWLTKILKGSSHKYSDGQANRRYNREDRSLDTPRYSAEGSDFDKEEIECAIALSLSEQEHVIPQDDKGKKVIEYKSETEEDDDEDEDEDEDEEDDDEEHMRAQVEAAEEEEKKVAQAQIEEEEKRRAEEAELEELEKQLAKARLEEEEVRRAKAQLEEDEQLAKAIQESMNVGSPPPGYDSGSVFPSYPFLVPSRICTGCRAEIGHGRFLSCMGGVWHPECFCCHACDKPIIDCEFSMSGNRPYHKLCYKEQHHPKCDVCHNFIPTNPAGLIEYRAHPFWMQKYCPSHERDGTPRCCSCERMEPKDTKYLILDDGRKLCLECLDSAIMDTNECQPLYLEIREFYEGLHMKVEQQIPMLLVERSALNEAMEGEKHGHHHLPETRGLCLSEEQTVTTVLRRPKIGAGYKLIDMITEPCRLVRRCEVTAILILYGLPRLLTGSILAHEMMHAWLRLNGYPNLRPEVEEGICQVLAHMWLESETYAGSTLIDIASSSSSSSSAAVAIASSKKGERSDFEKKLGEFFKHQIESDSSSAYGDGFRQGNQAVLTHGLKRTLDHIRLTGTFP
- the LOC125608219 gene encoding probable vacuolar amino acid transporter YPQ3, which translates into the protein MVYARYCLKEKKTCVRWVERYFDDCLCNLNDEVSFALGIVSLICWGVAEIPQIITNFRTKSSHGVSLSFLLAWVAGDIFNLIGCLLEPATLPTQFYTALLYTVSTVVLVIQTIYYDYIYRLCTHGRTKICQKDEEDEEKKPLNPPKTMGSAISIPGESYKASPRKEFYYTSARSLAGSGTPPLRTSYFRVAKSGPSAMTIDSGSSSDEDETMSTLPVVTAKTITQPRPIPRQAGFGTFLAASVSLPLQAKSLAEKYAHASSRRLLNERIVEHSALGQWLGWLMAAIYMGGRIPQIWLNIKRGSVEGLNPLMFIFALVANATYVGSILVRTIEWDSIKANLPWLLDAIVCVLLDLFIILQYIYYKYCRTNSSKGEEEAEHGYGDYVEASKTFVS
- the LOC106428979 gene encoding calcium uniporter protein 1, mitochondrial produces the protein MAMRKLLSQRMFNVSKIASQGLMNCRISSSSLAVRTRVPKEPGEATVDPEPADSWMDMTMMKTPFGESLREKLRENDRIRLDGLLPPPLKHAAAAAEKTEALGLTVNDAKKLLRAAQIEVVKTKLMETGRSWIPYNEFVGLCNDSCLDPAQGPWIAKMLDDTGNVIVLGDYVCLRPDQVTKSIEGLLPLPQIRNPNDPRRKELKELEATKKVIDEKAHSLVRRELWAGLGYLILQTAGFMRLTFWELTWDVMEPICFYVTSVYFMAGYAFFLRTAKEPSFEGFYESRFEAKQRKLMKSQDFDVGRYDELKKMFNPKPSSAAVSKILGALQN